One stretch of Carettochelys insculpta isolate YL-2023 chromosome 20, ASM3395843v1, whole genome shotgun sequence DNA includes these proteins:
- the MRPL27 gene encoding large ribosomal subunit protein bL27m, translating into MALAGLGGLVAANRLLLAAPQVTAFTVRCASKKSGSSSKNYGGRSPGKRYGYKKTDGAFVHAGNILATQRIMRWHPGAHVGMGCNKTLYALEDGIVRFTKEVYVPPPHSEESREVICRLPKGAVLYKTFINIVPTTELGRFKLVTMI; encoded by the exons ATGGCGCTGGCGGGGCTAGGGGGCTTGGTGGCGGCGAACAGGCTGC TTTTGGCTGCCCCGCAGGTGACTGCATTTACAGTGCGATGTGCATCCAAGAAGAGTGGAAGCAGCTCAAAAAATTACGGTGGTCGCAGTCCTGGGAAACGCTATGGCTATAAGAAAACGGATG GTGCCTTTGTTCATGCAGGCAACATATTAGCCACCCAGCGAATAATGCGCTGGCATCCAGGGGCTCAC GTGGGGATGGGTTGTAACAAGACTCTGTATGCTCTGGAGGATGGGATTGTGCGATTCACCAAGGAGGTCTATGTGCCACCACCTCACAGTGAAGAGAGCAGGGAAGTAATCTGTCGTCTACCCAAAGGGGCAGTGCTTTACAAAACCTTCATCAACATTGTCCCCACCACAGAACTGGGGCGCTTCAAGCTAGTCACCATGATCTGA
- the EME1 gene encoding structure-specific endonuclease subunit EME1, which yields MSLESDQSEAEDLLPTFTFLKQQLPAVKGGSGRPRQPPPKEREVVICSSDSEQSSPPSPGWRKFRGKWRSDRASPCKDVIAMRSSDSEEEEVIRPLSERLRVKLVNSKSSKTSILHSEAQQPSRCDAVCKGRGAVLCQNSEQVVTDCREQVVPKASDTRTRTPLLSDISQDRNQDDATQNSKTVPLHPSPVHLSDSPAQGRRFLVAEVNPEMSPQQKKSKCYQEEKESSRQAALQRVRERKVQKEQERERKKALANMLKAQRPEECLKHITVVLDPVLLQVEGGGQVLSALQSMNCDCVIESQAVPCSVTWRRRAGSSQVEDGSWIEEPNILVLLRLEDFLSMIYSYRQAIQDGTEGPKETLRSFVACVMERAPRKTLALAVVELEKYFRSHKVQSRKKLRQAVLNGSGGDGQRKRKRQKEKGGSGPELSRVEVEEALVDLQLHTGVQVRSFESWKELGDFASMFTKAIAEAPFKQQREKTGFSFHLESEWCGGVKVDRSGKGLLQVWKRQIQQFNRVSLEMANAVVAAYPSPLLLKQAYRRCLSEQEQQNMLADIPVRRGDGVTATSRRVGPELSKRIFLQMTSLNPDLSLAGTG from the exons ATGTCCCTGGAGTCGGACCAGAGCGAGGCCGAGGACCTGCTGCCAACGTTCACTTTCCTAAAGCAACAGCTTCCTGCGGTCAAAGGCGGCAGCGGTCGCCCCCGCCAGCCTCCCCCGAAGGAGAGAGAGGTGGTGATCTGCAGCTCTGACTCTGAGCaatcctctcctccttccccaggctggagAAAGTTCCGCGGCAAATGGCGTTCAGACAGAGCCAGCCCTTGTAAGGACGTGATTGCGATGCGGAGCAGTGACAGTGAGGAAGAAGAGGTCATAAGACCCTTGTCTGAACGGCTGAGGGTGAAATTGGTGAACAGCAAGTCCTCCAAAACTAGCATTTTGCATTCCGAGGCTCAGCAGCCGAGTCGCTGTGATGCAGTGTGTAAAGGCAGGGGTGCTGTGCTCTGTCAGAACAGTGAGCAAGTGGTTACTGACTGCAGAGAACAGGTGGTGCCAAAGGCCTCTGACACTCGGACGAGAACTCCTCTCTTATCTGACATTTCCCAGGATCGCAACCAAGATGATGCCACACAAAATTCCAAGACAGTGCCTTTGCATCCATCTCCAGTTCATCTGTCAGACTCTCCAGCCCAGGGTAGAAGGTTTTTGGTGGCAGAGGTAAATCCAGAAATGTCCCCTCAGCAGAAGAAGTCAAAATGTTATCAGGAGGAGAAAGAGAGCTCTCGTCAGGCTGCATTGCAGAGGGTGAGAGAGCGGAAAGTGCAGAAGGAGCAGGAGCGAGAGAGGAAGAAGGCTCTTGCCAACATGCTGAAGGCCCAGCGACCAGAGGAGTGCCTGAAGCACATAACAGTGGTGTTGGATCCAG TTCTCTTACAGGTAGAAGGAGGTGGGCAAGTCCTCAGTGCTTTGCAGTCCATGAACTGTGACTGTGTGATTGAGAGTCAGGCTGTTCCCTGTAGCGTCACCTGGAGGAGGAGAGCTGGATCATCGCAG GTTGAAGACGGCAGCTGGATAGAGGAACCCAATATCCTGGTCCTACTTCGCCTGGAGGATTTTTTATCCATGATCTACAGCTACAGACAG GCAATTCAGGATGGCACAGAAGGACCGAAAGAGACTTTACGGAGCTTTGTAGCTTGTGTCATGGAGAGAGCACCCAGGAAAACTCTAGCACTGGCTGTCGTTGAGCTAGAAAAATACTTCAG ATCTCACAAAGTTCAGTCTCGGAAGAAACTGCGGCAGGCCGTGCTGAATGGAAGCGGTGGAGATGGCCAAAGGAAACggaaaagacagaaggaaaagggGGGTTCTGGCCCAGAGCTCTCCAGGGTGGAAGTTGAAGAA gcattggtggatctcCAGCTTCATACGGGAGTCCAGGTTAGAAGCTTCGAGAGTTGGAAGGAGCTTGGAGACTTTGCCAGTATGTTCACCAAAGCTATAGCTGAAGCACCATTCAA GCAACAGCGAGAGAAGACAGGGTTCTCCTTCCACCTGGAGAGTGAGTGGTGTGGAGGTGTGAAAGTGGACCGCTCAGGGAAAGGCCTCTTGCAGGTTTGGAAGAGGCAGATCCAGCAATTCAACCGGGTCAGCTTGGAGATGGCCAATGCTGTTGTGGCTGCATATCCTTCTCCTCTGCTTCTGAAGCAG GCCTACCGTAGATGCCTCTCAGAACAGGAGCAACAGAACATGCTTGCAGACATACCCGTGCGCCGTGGTGATGGTGTAACTGCCACGTCTCGGCGGGTTGGACCAGAACTCTCCAAAAGGATTTTTCTGCAGATGACCTCTCTCAATCCTGACCTCTCTCTGGCTGGCACAGGCTAG
- the LRRC59 gene encoding leucine-rich repeat-containing protein 59 isoform X1, whose translation MRKWLAAEAGPIMAKTGGKGVNLKDKLDGNELDLSLSDLNEVPVKELAALPKATILDLSCNNLTSLPSDFCSLTHLVKLDLSKNQLQQLPSDFGRLVNLQHLDLLNNRLAMLPVSFAQLKNLKWLDLKDNPLDPTLAKVAGDCLDEKQCKQAAVRVLQHMKAIQSEQDRERQRRLQAEREMEKQREAEQRAREAQERELRRREKAEEKERRRREYDALRAARQQQETQIREESSEIPKLSSVSHPSQLPQHRRSWFQALLKLLLLVLLCALSTVAVCRVTELQRQSLCISVNALYEDVVTALQSHKLVQNVLHQNSQQ comes from the exons ATGCGGAAGTGGCTGGCAGCGGAGGCGGGACC GATCATGGCAAAAACTGGAGGAAAAGGAGTGAACCTGAAAGACAAACTTGATGGCAATGAACTGGACTTGAGCCTGAGTGACCTGAATGAGGTGCCAGTCAAAGAGCTG GCTGCCCTTCCAAAGGCTACCATATTGGATTTGTCCTGTAACAATCTCACCTCCCTACCG TCAGACTTCTGCAGTTTGACCCACCTGGTGAAACTGGATCTGAGTAAAAATCAGCTTCAGCAGCTCCCCTCAGACTTTGGTCGCCTGGTTAACTTGCAGCACCTGGACCTCCTGAACAACCGATTAGCCATGTTGCCAGTCAGTTTTGCACAGCTCAAG AATCTGAAGTGGTTGGATCTAAAGGACAACCCCTTGGATCCCACCCTGGCCAAAGTGGCAGGAGACTGCCTGGATGAGAAGCAATGTAAACAGGCTGCTGTCAGA GTGCTGCAGCATATGAAAGCTATCCAATCAGAGCAGGACCGAGAAAGGCAACGAAGGCTACAAGCAGAGCGAG AAATGGAGAAGCAGCGTGAAGCAGAGCAGCGAGCAAGGGAGGCTCAGGAGAGGGAACTGCGGAGGCGAGAGAAGGCAGAAGAGAAAGAACGCAGGAGACGGGAATACGATGCCCTAAGAGCCGCAAGGCAGCAGCAAGAAACACAAATACGAGAAGAAAGCAGTGAGATCCCAA AGCTTTCATCAGTTTCTCATCCATCTCAGCTGCCCCAGCACAGGCGCTCCTGGTTCCAGGCATTGTTGAAGCTGCTGCTCTTGGTGTTGCTGTGTGCCCTTAGCACTGTGGCAGTTTGCCGGGTCACAGAGCTGCAGCGTCAGTCTCTGTGCATCAGCGTGAACGCTCTCTATGAAGATGTGGTAACTGCTCTGCAAAGCCACAAACTGGTGCAAAATGTATTACACCAGAACTCTCAACAATGA
- the LRRC59 gene encoding leucine-rich repeat-containing protein 59 isoform X2: protein MAKTGGKGVNLKDKLDGNELDLSLSDLNEVPVKELAALPKATILDLSCNNLTSLPSDFCSLTHLVKLDLSKNQLQQLPSDFGRLVNLQHLDLLNNRLAMLPVSFAQLKNLKWLDLKDNPLDPTLAKVAGDCLDEKQCKQAAVRVLQHMKAIQSEQDRERQRRLQAEREMEKQREAEQRAREAQERELRRREKAEEKERRRREYDALRAARQQQETQIREESSEIPKLSSVSHPSQLPQHRRSWFQALLKLLLLVLLCALSTVAVCRVTELQRQSLCISVNALYEDVVTALQSHKLVQNVLHQNSQQ, encoded by the exons ATGGCAAAAACTGGAGGAAAAGGAGTGAACCTGAAAGACAAACTTGATGGCAATGAACTGGACTTGAGCCTGAGTGACCTGAATGAGGTGCCAGTCAAAGAGCTG GCTGCCCTTCCAAAGGCTACCATATTGGATTTGTCCTGTAACAATCTCACCTCCCTACCG TCAGACTTCTGCAGTTTGACCCACCTGGTGAAACTGGATCTGAGTAAAAATCAGCTTCAGCAGCTCCCCTCAGACTTTGGTCGCCTGGTTAACTTGCAGCACCTGGACCTCCTGAACAACCGATTAGCCATGTTGCCAGTCAGTTTTGCACAGCTCAAG AATCTGAAGTGGTTGGATCTAAAGGACAACCCCTTGGATCCCACCCTGGCCAAAGTGGCAGGAGACTGCCTGGATGAGAAGCAATGTAAACAGGCTGCTGTCAGA GTGCTGCAGCATATGAAAGCTATCCAATCAGAGCAGGACCGAGAAAGGCAACGAAGGCTACAAGCAGAGCGAG AAATGGAGAAGCAGCGTGAAGCAGAGCAGCGAGCAAGGGAGGCTCAGGAGAGGGAACTGCGGAGGCGAGAGAAGGCAGAAGAGAAAGAACGCAGGAGACGGGAATACGATGCCCTAAGAGCCGCAAGGCAGCAGCAAGAAACACAAATACGAGAAGAAAGCAGTGAGATCCCAA AGCTTTCATCAGTTTCTCATCCATCTCAGCTGCCCCAGCACAGGCGCTCCTGGTTCCAGGCATTGTTGAAGCTGCTGCTCTTGGTGTTGCTGTGTGCCCTTAGCACTGTGGCAGTTTGCCGGGTCACAGAGCTGCAGCGTCAGTCTCTGTGCATCAGCGTGAACGCTCTCTATGAAGATGTGGTAACTGCTCTGCAAAGCCACAAACTGGTGCAAAATGTATTACACCAGAACTCTCAACAATGA